Proteins from a single region of Pyrus communis chromosome 6, drPyrComm1.1, whole genome shotgun sequence:
- the LOC137736622 gene encoding outer envelope pore protein 16-2, chloroplastic-like — translation MLNTTSSTSLETKPSLLQELRSFDKSGIFDLGHPLLNRIAESFVKAAGIGAIQAVSREAYFIATEGFASSTNGIPPEISVPGNKRQRFPDLRGENNRKSLEAMVKNTGRESLQWGLAAGVYSGLTYGLAEARGGHDWKNSAVAGAITGVALALTSEGSSHEQIVQGAITGAAISTAANLLSGIF, via the exons ATGTTGAACACGACCAGCAGCACTAGTTTGGAAACAAAGCCGTCGTTGCTGCAGGAGCTGCGCAGCTTCGACAAGAGCGGCATCTTCGACCTCGGCCACCCTCTCCTCAACCGCATCGCCGAGAGCTTCGTCAAGGCTGCTGGG ATCGGAGCTATTCAGGCTGTGTCGCGCGAGGCTTATTTCATAGCCACTGAAG GATTCGCTTCAAGTACAAATGGTATTCCACCCGAAATCTCAGTTCCAGGCAACAAAAGGCAACGCTTCCCTGACCTCAGAG GTGAAAACAACAGAAAATCTCTTGAAGCTATG GTGAAGAATACAGGAAGGGAATCATTACAATGGG GGCTGGCTGCGGGGGTGTATTCGGGTCTTACATATGGCCTGGCAGAGGCTCGTGGAGGTCACGATTGG AAAAACAGTGCAGTTGCGGGAGCGATTACAGGCGTTGCCCTGGCACTCACATCGGAGGGTTCGTCCCATGAGCAGATAGTGCAAGGCGCCATCACCGGAGCTGCCATATCCACCGCTGCAAATCTTCTTTCTGGGATATTTTAG
- the LOC137737556 gene encoding uncharacterized protein: MSSKKEEKAQAAAERIKAAALSAAKGLSRAQAERAAAAAARNVNAYGQKEEGPSRWQEKREAKRQMYLMSTEKAVRLGERKDLKSNVSTVGGAASQCQKCYQPGHWTYECKNERVYISRPSRTQQLKNPKLKMKVEISYDLDNPEIKEEKEEKQSQKIKRKHRSASDSGSDSEASVFETDSGASSVTGSEYSSEESSSDYSSSTDSEEERRHRRKKKKQKMARRRRRYSSSSESTDSESASESDSDDRRSRKKSTRHSRKH, from the coding sequence ATGTCGagtaagaaagaagagaaagctCAAGCTGCGGCTGAAAGGATCAAGGCAGCAGCCTTGAGTGCTGCGAAAGGTCTTAGTCGAGCTCAGGCTGAAAGGGCAGCTGCTGCAGCTGCTCGGAATGTTAATGCTTATGGGCAGAAGGAAGAAGGACCCAGCAGATGGCAGGAGAAAAGGGAAGCCAAGAGACAGATGTATTTGATGAGTACTGAAAAAGCTGTGAGATTGGGTGAACGGAAAGACCTAAAATCAAATGTATCTACCGTTGGTGGTGCAGCTTCACAATGCCAGAAGTGTTACCAACCTGGGCATTGGACATATGAATGCAAGAATGAACGTGTTTACATCTCGAGACCGTCTAGGACCCAGCAACTCAAAAATCCTAAACTGAAGATGAAGGTTGAAATATCATATGATTTGGACAATCCAGAAATTaaggaagagaaggaagaaaagcaGTCACAGAAAATCAAGAGAAAGCATCGCTCAGCCTCTGATTCTGGAAGTGATAGCGAGGCATCAGTTTTCGAGACTGATAGTGGTGCATCATCAGTTACTGGATCTGAATATTCTTCGGAGGAGAGTAGCTCAGATTACAGCTCATCTACTGACTCAGAGGAGGAGAGGAGGCaccgaaggaagaagaagaagcaaaagaTGGCAAGGCGTAGAAGAAGGTACAGCTCATCATCTGAATCAACTGATTCTGAGTCAGCTTCCGAATCTGATTCCGATGATAGGAGGAGCCGGAAGAAGAGCACGAGGCACAGCAGAAAGCATTAA
- the LOC137736892 gene encoding DNA-directed RNA polymerases II, IV and V subunit 9A-like, whose amino-acid sequence MSTMKFCRECNNILYPKEDKEQKTLLYACRNCDHQEIAETNCVYRNEIHHAVGERTQILQDVAADPTLPRTKAVRCAECKHGEAVFFQATARGEEGMTLFFVCCNPSCGHRWRD is encoded by the exons ATGAGTACCATGAAATTTTGCCGCGAATG TAACAACATTCTGTACCCGAAGGAGGACAAGGAGCAGAAGACGCTCCTCTACGCCTGCCGCAACTGCGATCACCAG GAGATTGCTGAGACCAACTGTGTCTACAGAAACGAGATACACCACGCTGTTGGTGAGCGCACTCAGATATTGCAGGATGTAGCTGCAGATCCTACTCTTCCAAGAACTAAAGCCGTGCGCTGTGCTGAGTGCAAGCATGGAGAAGCTGTTTTCTTTCAG GCAACTGCTAGAGGAGAGGAGGGTATGACATTGTTCTTCGTCTGCTGCAACCCCAGCTGCGGCCATAGGTGGAGAGACTAA
- the LOC137736891 gene encoding uncharacterized protein translates to MVLQKFPSRDAPSVGMKPLSFLSKVHDKNQPEDLETTYITHAKEPDADIDLREVYFLIMHFLSAGPCHRTCGQLWNELLEHQLLPRRYHAWYSRKGVHSEDENDDGKSFPLNYNMLVHRYPHIENDHLVKLLKQLISSAAPPSRGTSGGNAPNAADVPTLLGRGSFSLLTYERDQVHNEMKPPPAHMRWPHMKAHQVQGLRLREIGGGFTRHHRAPSIRAASYAIAKPSTMFEKMQFTKRIRGHRNSVYCATFDCSGRYVITGSDDRLVKIWLMETAFCLASCRGHEGDITDLAVSSNNALVASSSNDHMIRVWRLPDGLPISVLRGHTAAVTAITFNPRPGSMYHLLSSSDDGTCRIWDARSSQVSPRIYIPRPSDAVVGRNSGPSSSTVTQDHHIFCCAFNANGTVFVTGSSDTLARVWTASKPGSDESDQPNHEIDVLSGHENDVNYVQFSGCAGVSRFMAADTSKEENTPKFKNSWFNYDNIVTCSRDGSAIIWIPRSRRSHGKAGRWTRAYHLKVPPPPMPSQPPRGGPRQRILPTPRGVNMITWSLDNRFVLAAIMDCRICVWNASDGSLVHSLTGHTESTYVLDVHPFNPRIAMSAGYDGKTIVWDIWEGIPIRTFETSHYKLVDGKFSPDGTSIILSDDVGQLYILDSGQGESQDDAQYDQFFLGDYRPLIHDSFGNVLDQETQLPAYRRNMQDLLCDSGMIPYEEPYQSAYQKRRLGALGAEWRPSSLRLAVGPDFSLDPDYQMLPLADLDILTEPLPEFLDAMDWEPENEIRSDDTDSEYHITEDYSTGGEQGSLSSNPSIDPECSEESEDEDAEMDGLRRSKRKKQKADNEVVTSSGRCVKRRNLDECAANSSRSNRARKSRHGRKASRKKCSSSLRPQRAAARNALSLFSKITGRSADGEDEDGSEDDMSGSESPFQDSNIESDESDKQNEQGKHSKGKEVLIDESEDMVKPFEEFPVNTGSRRRLVLKLPRRESNKLVSRESTVNNRSNEGDLVDQSYRVPQEANENNTSPQDPMSSPGDEKCSKFETAVSGQSQRVKNHLNFKGRISWGGSRARTTKRQRSGEFMSLDALARASAVVGHNEKDYTKPENDSPHSESQRFRDKMDTVAIGNEKTTRASTSDGLSGEVNVKEHSDFSECKDHDQLPKSVHMAPWDASTSFCLDKDGTGFSFEQNEKLLPVSTKLRSRRISKDPSPCKQEINSVVENMENGRTMEQGPVVPEDDGTHKFIPDHRYDGSRESDNQSDKNVIASTHESVESSLQKNKMFSAVYRRVKPHRGRSNLEGDSGVNGEGCSYTSNTSNHNIIAGDIQDDTTDGGCKTRSMGLKASACDPSSPDHDPKLAEGHEPGYTLNWISSMDKFQLGNEERGSSSRTKVGLRSTRNRRSSYLDMSPMDKRKPHQSGKKVSWLMLSAHEESSRYIPQLGDKVVYLRQGHQEYFDLGGLRENPPWRFIKGRIRAVEFCNVQDLEYSSRAGSGDSCCKLTIQFVDPSSDVYGKSFKMTLPEVTGFPDFIVERTRFDSSMERNWSCRDHCKVWWKNEGEDDGKWWHGRVKSKQFKSSEFPDSPWETYTVQYKSDPSDAQLHSPWELFDENTQWEPPRIDDKSKRKLHSAFAKLERSAGSRQDPFGVDKLVQLQQKPKFTNWCVVPISLDVIQSRLENDYYRSLEALKHDFKVMLANAETYLESNAVKRASDKELLGKLKCLSDWFTQTISSL, encoded by the exons ATGGTTCTTCAAAAATTTCCTTCTCGTGATGCACCTTCTGTTGGTATGAAACCTTTGAGCTTTCTCAGTAAGGTGCATGACAAGAATCAACCTGAGGATCTAGAGACAACTTATATAACTCATGCTAAGGAGCCTGATGCGGATATTGACCTCAGAGAAGTATATTTTCTTATCATGCATTTTCTGTCAGCTGGCCCATGCCATAGAACTTGTGGACAGTTGTGGAACGAACTTCTTGAACATCAACTTTTACCTAGAAGATATCATGCTTGGTATTCAAGGAAGGGCGTGCACAGCGAGGATGAAAATGATGATGGGAAGTCAtttcctttaaattacaatatgCTGGTGCACAG GTATCCTCACATTGAAAATGACCATTTGGTAAAGCTTTTGAAGCAATTGATTTCAAGTGCAGCCCCACCATCAAGAGGTACGAGTGGTGGAAATGCTCCAAATGCAGCTGATGTACCTACTCTCTTGGGACGTGGTTCATTTTCGCTTCTGACCT ATGAAAGGGATCAAGTACACAACGAAATGAAGCCCCCTCCTGCTCACATGCGTTGGCCTCACATGAAAGCTCATCAGGTTCAAGGGCTAAGGTTGAGAGAAATTGGGGGAGGTTTCACCCGACATCACCGTGCACCGTCTATTCGTGCTGCATCTTATGCCATTGCAAAGCCCTCAACCATGTTTGAGAAGATGCAATTTACCAAGAGGATAAGGGGCCATCGAAACTCTGTCTACTGTG CAACATTTGATTGCTCGGGCAGGTATGTTATTACTGGTTCAGACGATCGCCTAGTGAAGATCTGGTTAATGGAAACTGCATTTTGCTTAGCCAGCTGCCGTGGACATGAA GGAGATATCACGGATCTGGCTGTGAGTTCCAATAATGCTTTGGTGGCATCCTCCTCAAATGACCATATGATTCGAGTA TGGCGCTTGCCAGACGGACTGCCAATTTCAGTATTGCGAGGACATACTGCAGCTGTTACTGCCATTACATTTAATCCCAGGCCAGGCTCTATGTACCACCTTCTATC TTCATCTGATGATGGAACTTGTAGGATATGGGATGCCAGGAGTTCTCAAGTGAGTCCAAGGATATACATTCCAAGACCTTCAGATGCTGTAGTTG GGAGAAACAGTGGTCCATCTTCAAGCACTGTCACACAGGACCATCATATCTTCTGTTGTGCATTCAATGCTAATGGAACAGTCTTTGTCACCGGTAGCTCGGACACTCTTGCAAGG GTGTGGACTGCTTCTAAGCCAGGCTCGGATGAGTCGGACCAACCAAATCATGAGATTGATGTGTTATCTGGCCATGAGAATGATGTCAATTATGTACAATTTAG TGGTTGCGCTGGAGTATCTAGATTTATGGCAGCTGACACCTCAAAGGAAGAGAACACtcccaaatttaaaaattcatG GTTCAATTATGACAATATAGTCACTTGTTCTCGTGATGGGAGTGCGATTATCTGGATTCCCAGATCACGAAGATCACAT GGAAAAGCTGGTCGTTGGACACGGGCATATCATTTGAAAGTCCCACCTCCACCAATGCCTTCTCAGCCTCCACGAGGAGGCCCTCGCCAGAGGATTCTTCCAACTCCTCGTGGTGTTAATATGATTACCTGGAGTCTTGACAATCGATTTGTCCTTGCTGCTATCATGG ATTGCAGAATATGTGTGTGGAATGCTTCTGATGGTAGCTTGGTGCATTCACTGACAGGTCATACTGAATCT ACATATGTGCTGGATGTTCATCCTTTCAACCCCAGGATAGCAATGAGTGCTGGCTATGATGGAAAAACAATTGTCTGGGAT ATATGGGAAGGCATACCTATCCGGACGTTTGAAACTTCCCACTACAAATTGGTAGATGGAAAGTTCTCACC GGATGGGACATCAATTATTCTCTCTGATGATGTTGGCCAATTGTATATATTGGACAGTGGCCAAGGGGAGTCCCAAGATGATGCACAATATGATCAG TTTTTTCTTGGTGATTATCGCCCACTCATTCACGATAGTTTTGGAAATGTTCTTGACCAG GAAACTCAGCTTCCAGCATACCGGCGGAATATGCAAGATCTACTTTGTGACTCAG GCATGATACCGTATGAAGAACCCTACCAGAGTGCATACCAGAAGCGGCGGTTAGGAGCTCTGGGTGCCGAGTGGCGTCCGTCCTCTCTAAGACTTGCTGTTGGGCCTGACTTCAGTCTAGATCCGGATTACCAAATGTTGCCTTTGGCAGACTTGGATATCTTGACTGAGCCTCTACCAGAGTTTTTAGATGCAATGGATTGGGAACCAGAAAATGAAATACGTAGTGATGATACAGATTCAGAGTACCATATTACTGAAGATTATTCTACTGGAGGGGAGCAAGGAAGTTTAAGTTCAAATCCCTCCATCGATCCAGAGTGCAGTGAAGAAAGTGAGGATGAGGATGCTGAAATGGATGGACTTCGAAgatcaaaaaggaaaaaacaaaaggcTGAC AACGAAGTCGTGACTTCCTCTGGTAGGTGTGTCAAAAGAAGGAATTTGGATGAGTGTGCTGCCAATTCATCCAGAAGTAACAGAGCAAGGAAATCAAGGCATGGACGAAAAGCTTCAAGAAAGAAATGTTCCTCATCGTTGAGACCTCAAAGAGCTGCTGCACGTAATGCTCTTAGTCTATTTTCTAAGATTACTGGAAGATCTGCAGatggagaagatgaagatggatcgGAAGATGATATGTCAGGAAGTGAATCCCCATTTCAAGATTCCAACATTGAGAGTGATGAATCTGATAAACAAAATGAGCAAGGCAAGCATTCGAAAGGAAAAGAGGTTTTAATCGATGAGTCTGAAGACATGGTTAAACCTTTTGAAGAGTTTCCAGTAAATACTGGGAGCAGGAGGAGATTGGTGCTTAAATTACCAAGACGGGAGTCAAATAAGCTTGTGTCTAGAGAAAGCACAGTAAATAATCGTAGTAATGAGGGTGATTTGGTTGACCAATCATATAGAGTACCTCAAGAAGCAAATGAGAATAACACTAGTCCTCAGGATCCAATGTCCTCCCCAGGTGACGAAAAATGCAGCAAATTTGAAACAGCAGTGAGTGGGCAGTCACAGAGagtaaaaaatcatttaaatttcaaagggagAATTAGTTGGGGAGGGTCCAGAGCACGAACAACAAAGCGCCAGAGATCAGGAGAATTCATGTCATTGGATGCACTTGCCAGAGCCAGTGCAGTTGTTGGTCACAATGAAAAAGACTACACAAAACCTGAAAATGATTCTCCTCATTCAGAAAGCCAAAGGTTCAGGGATAAGATGGACACAGTGGCTATAGGGAATGAGAAAACCACTAGGGCTAGTACCTCCGATGGCCTTAGTGGTGAAGTCAATGTTAAAGAGCATTCAGATTTTAGTGAATGCAAGGATCACGATCAATTGCCTAAATCTGTTCACATGGCTCCTTGGGATGCAAGCACTTCCTTTTGCCTTGATAAGGACGGGACTGGTTTCTCTTTTGAACAAAATGAGAAGCTCTTACCTGTCTCAACGAAATTAAGGTCGAGGAGGATTTCAAAGGATCCTAGTCCTTGCAAACAGGAAATTAACTCTGTGGTAGAGAACATGGAAAATGGTAGGACGATGGAACAGGGTCCAGTTGTGCCAGAGGATGATGGAACCCATAAATTTATTCCAGATCATAGATATGATGGTTCACGAGAATCAGACAATCAATCTGATAAGAATGTTATTGCTAGCACACATGAATCTGTCGAATCCAGtttacaaaaaaacaaaatgttcaGTGCTGTTTATAGAAGGGTGAAACCACATAGGGGTAGAAGTAACTTAGAAGGTGATAGTGGTGTCAATGGAGAAGGCTGTTCATATACTTCAAATACAAGCAACCACAATATCATTGCTGGAGACATTCAGGATGACACAACTGATGGAGGATGCAAGACACGGTCCATGGGGTTGAAGGCATCTGCATGTGATCCAAGTAGTCCAGATCATGATCCTAAGTTAGCGGAAGGACATGAGCCAGGTTATACATTGAACTGGATAAGTTCCATGGATAAGTTTCAACTTGGGAATGAAGAACGGGGATCAAGTTCAAGGACGAAAGTTGGTTTGAGGTCTACTAGAAACAGGAGAAGCAGTTATCTTGACATGAGTCCAATGGATAAAAGGAAGCCGCATCAGTCAGGAAAGAAAGTATCATGGTTAATGTTGTCAGCACATGAGGAGAGCTCAAGATATATCCCCCAGTTAGGGGACAAAGTTGTTTATCTGAGACAG GGGCATCAGGAGTATTTCGATCTGGGTGGATTGAGAGAAAACCCACCATGGAGGTTTATAAAGGGGAGAATAAGGGCTGTCGAATTTTGCAATGTCCAAGACCTAGAGTATTCTTCACGTGCAGGGTCTGGGGATAGCTGCTGTAAATTGACAATTCAATTTGTAGATCCTTCTTCTGATGTGTATGGTAAATCTTTTAAGATGACTCTGCCGGAAGTTACTGGTTTCCCAGACTTCATTGTTGAAAGAACTCGCTTTGACTCTTCCATGGAGAGAAATTGGTCGTGTAGGGATCATTGCAAAGTCTGGTGGAAAAATGAGGGCGAGGATGACGGTAAGTGGTGGCATGGCAGGGTTAAGTCTAAACAGTTTAAATCATCAGAGTTCCCAGACAGTCCTTGGGAGACGTACACTGTTCAGTACAAGAGTGATCCTAGTGATGCACAACTACATAGTCCTTGGGAgctttttgatgaaaatactCAATGGGAGCCACCTCGCATTGATGATAAAAGTAAAAGGAAGCTGCATTCGGCCTTTGCCAAACTAGAGCGATCAGCCGGAAGTCGTCAG GATCCTTTTGGGGTTGACAAACTGGTGCAACTTCAACAGAAGCCAAAGTTTACAAACTG GTGTGTGGTTCCGATATCTCTTGATGTGATCCAGTCTAGGTTAGAGAACGACTACTATCGAAGCCTGGAAGCGCTGAAGCATGACTTTAAGGTCATGCTGGCAAATGCTGAAACCTATCTCGAGAGCAACGCGGTCAAACGCGCGTCAGATAAAGAGCTTTTAGGGAAATTGAAATGCCTATCAGACTGGTTCACACAGACAATATCATCCTTGTAG